From one Lycium ferocissimum isolate CSIRO_LF1 chromosome 7, AGI_CSIRO_Lferr_CH_V1, whole genome shotgun sequence genomic stretch:
- the LOC132064813 gene encoding zinc finger protein ZAT10-like, translating into MALEALKSPTTTPTLPPRYQELEDTHTLDSWTKGKRSKRPRIETPPTEEEYLALCLIMLARSGAEPSSTDVKEPEKKTAELPPVEYQEPKTEQSYKCSVCDKSFSSYQALGGHKASHRKITTTATASDDNNPSTSTSTSGVNNVGASALNPSGRSHVCSICQKAFPTGQALGGHKRRHYEGKLGGNNREGVHSGSVVTTSDGGASTQTHTARDFDLNMPASPELQLGLSIDCGLKSQLLIEQEVESPMPAKKPRLLFSMD; encoded by the coding sequence ATGGCTCTTGAAGCTTTGAAGTCAcccacaacaacaccaactcTACCACCTCGTTATCAAGAACTTGAAGATACACATACTTTAGATTCTTGGACCAAAGGAAAACGATCAAAACGACCACGTATTGAAACCCCACCAACTGAAGAAGAATATTTAGCCCTTTGTCTCATCATGCTCGCTCGCAGTGGCGCCGAACCCAGTTCAACTGATGTTAAAGAACCGGAGAAAAAAACCGCCGAGTTGCCACCGGTTGAATATCAAGAACCAAAAACAGAGCAATCATACAAGTGTTCCGTGTGTGACaagtctttttcttcttatcaAGCACTTGGTGGACACAAAGCAAGTCACCGTAAAATCACTACTACAGCCACCGCCTCTGATGATAATAATCCTTCAACATCAACTTCAACAAGTGGTGTTAACAACGTTGGTGCATCTGCTTTGAACCCAAGTGGTCGTTCACACGTGTGCTCTATTTGTCAAAAGGCTTTTCCAACTGGACAAGCTTTGGGTGGTCACAAACGCCGCCACTATGAAGGCAAACTCGGTGGTAACAACCGTGAAGGCGTTCATAGTGGTAGCGTTGTGACTACTTCTGATGGCGGCGCGTCGACTCAAACTCACACGGCGCGTGACTTTGACCTAAACATGCCTGCTTCGCCAGAGTTGCAGTTAGGTTTGAGCATTGACTGTGGAttgaaaagtcaacttttgATTGAACAAGAAGTGGAAAGTCCTATGCCTGCAAAGAAACCGCGTTTATTGTTCTCTATGGATTGA